The proteins below come from a single Candidatus Planktophila dulcis genomic window:
- the glmM gene encoding phosphoglucosamine mutase — translation MALFGTDGIRGLANGQTLTAEIAVDVAVAAAHILVESSSNKGKRPRAIVGQDSRASGEFLEAAVAAGLASAGVDVYRVGVLPTPAIAYLVGESGADLGVMISASHNPMPDNGIKLFSRGGGKLDDAIEAAIEKRMGEPWTRPTGRDVGRITFDKTARDRYVSHLLASVSTPLNGLKIVIDCANGASSVVGPLAYEKAGATVIAIHHTPDGWNINENCGSTHLEDLQARVLKEGADFGIAHDGDADRCLAVDAQGNVIDGDAIMTILARGFKERGALKSNTIIGTVMSNLGFMHAMKEAGIEVITTAVGDRYVLEKMLEGDFSLGGEQSGHLIMREFANTGDGILTALQLAQEVVRTKKSLADLAATMKRFPQVLINVPNVAKDKLATSKAITDAVAKAEAILGSDGRVLLRASGTEPLIRVMVEASSDNLAQEIAASLAATVKAELGN, via the coding sequence ATGGCTCTCTTTGGAACAGACGGGATTCGTGGTTTAGCAAACGGGCAGACTCTCACAGCAGAAATCGCTGTTGATGTTGCAGTAGCTGCAGCTCATATCCTCGTTGAATCATCTTCTAATAAGGGCAAGCGCCCACGTGCAATCGTCGGTCAAGATTCACGCGCATCAGGAGAATTTCTAGAGGCAGCAGTTGCTGCAGGTCTTGCAAGTGCTGGCGTTGATGTTTATCGCGTCGGAGTTCTTCCCACACCAGCTATTGCTTATCTTGTGGGTGAATCTGGCGCCGATCTTGGTGTGATGATTTCAGCATCACATAATCCAATGCCAGATAATGGAATTAAGTTGTTCTCACGCGGTGGTGGAAAGCTCGATGATGCAATTGAAGCTGCGATTGAAAAGCGTATGGGTGAGCCATGGACTCGTCCCACAGGACGCGATGTTGGTCGCATTACCTTTGATAAGACAGCTCGTGATCGCTATGTCAGCCACCTGCTTGCATCAGTTTCAACTCCACTTAATGGTTTAAAGATTGTTATTGATTGTGCCAATGGTGCATCTTCAGTTGTGGGACCTCTTGCCTATGAGAAGGCAGGAGCCACAGTCATTGCCATCCATCACACACCTGATGGGTGGAATATCAATGAGAATTGTGGATCAACTCACCTTGAAGATTTACAGGCACGCGTTCTTAAAGAAGGTGCTGACTTTGGTATTGCCCATGATGGAGATGCAGACCGCTGCCTTGCAGTTGATGCACAGGGAAATGTGATTGATGGCGATGCCATCATGACAATTCTCGCTCGTGGATTTAAAGAGCGCGGTGCACTGAAGTCCAACACCATCATTGGCACAGTGATGAGCAACCTTGGATTTATGCATGCGATGAAAGAAGCTGGCATTGAAGTCATCACCACAGCTGTGGGCGATCGCTATGTTCTTGAGAAGATGCTCGAAGGTGATTTCTCATTAGGCGGGGAACAATCTGGCCACCTGATTATGCGCGAGTTTGCCAACACAGGAGATGGAATCCTTACCGCTCTTCAATTAGCTCAAGAGGTCGTTCGCACTAAGAAGTCTTTGGCAGATCTTGCTGCAACGATGAAGCGTTTTCCTCAAGTATTGATTAACGTTCCTAATGTTGCTAAAGACAAGCTTGCAACATCTAAGGCAATTACCGATGCTGTTGCCAAAGCTGAAGCAATTCTGGGCAGTGATGGTCGAGTATTACTTCGCGCATCAGGCACAGAACCTCTCATTCGAGTCATGGTCGAAGCCTCGAGTGATAACCTTGCACAAGAAATCGCAGCATCACTTGCTGCAACCGTTAAGGCAGAACTGGGGAACTAA
- the rpsI gene encoding 30S ribosomal protein S9: MSDTTFNEIDETETPTSYSSSTPAAATNRKAITAPGAGTGRRKEAVARVRLVPGTGRWVVNGKTLDGYFPNKVHQQLVSEPFRTVGAENTYDVFARINGGGVSGQAGALRLGVARSLNEIDTEANRPALKKAGFLKRDARVIERKKYGLKKARKRSQYSKR, from the coding sequence ATGTCAGATACAACTTTTAACGAGATCGACGAGACAGAGACACCTACTTCTTACTCTTCATCAACACCAGCGGCTGCAACTAACCGCAAGGCAATCACAGCACCAGGTGCTGGAACAGGTCGCCGTAAGGAAGCAGTTGCTCGCGTTCGCCTCGTACCAGGCACAGGTCGCTGGGTAGTTAACGGCAAGACTCTTGATGGTTACTTCCCAAATAAGGTTCACCAACAGCTCGTCTCTGAACCATTTCGCACAGTAGGTGCCGAAAATACATACGATGTATTTGCACGCATCAACGGTGGTGGAGTTTCAGGTCAGGCTGGCGCACTACGTCTTGGCGTTGCTCGTTCATTGAATGAGATCGACACAGAGGCAAACCGTCCAGCTCTTAAGAAGGCTGGCTTCCTCAAGCGCGATGCTCGCGTTATCGAACGTAAGAAGTACGGTCTGAAGAAGGCGCGTAAGCGTTCACAGTACTCAAAGCGTTAA
- the rplM gene encoding 50S ribosomal protein L13, which produces MRTYSPKAGDAVRKWHVIDAQDVVLGRLATHAAVLLRGKHKATFAPHMDMGDFVIVINAEKIALSGTKTTTKFAHHHSGFPGGLTSTVYGELMEKHPTRAVEKAIKGMLPKNRLGAQVASKLKVYAGPEHPHAAQAPTPYVFTQVSQVAK; this is translated from the coding sequence ATGCGTACATATAGCCCAAAGGCAGGCGACGCCGTCCGTAAGTGGCACGTCATCGATGCACAAGATGTTGTGCTCGGTCGTCTAGCAACTCACGCTGCAGTTCTTCTTCGCGGTAAGCACAAGGCGACATTCGCCCCACACATGGATATGGGTGACTTCGTCATCGTAATCAATGCAGAGAAGATCGCACTCTCTGGAACAAAGACAACAACAAAGTTTGCACACCACCACTCAGGTTTCCCAGGCGGTCTTACATCAACTGTCTACGGAGAATTGATGGAGAAGCACCCAACACGCGCAGTTGAAAAGGCAATTAAGGGAATGCTTCCTAAGAACCGTCTTGGCGCACAGGTTGCATCAAAGCTCAAGGTCTATGCAGGTCCAGAGCATCCACATGCTGCACAAGCTCCAACACCATATGTTTTCACTCAAGTTTCTCAAGTAGCGAAGTAA
- a CDS encoding ABC-F family ATP-binding cassette domain-containing protein, whose product MGHIDVSAVEYSLSDGRVLLNDVSFRVGDGAKVALIGPNGSGKTTLVRMICGDISPDEGSVAITGGLGVMRQFIGSVRDETTVREILISVAPPRIREAAAKIIATEKEMNEDDSEKSQMAYAQSIIEWGDCGGYEFEVIWDKCCTEMLGKTFDEVADRKVNTLSGGEQKKLVLRALLEGPEEVLLLDEPDNYLDVPSKRWLEKVIGETKKSVLFISHDRELLQNTATRIVALEQGVFGNSAWVHGAKFDTWHAARKARNERFAELLLRWEEAHQKLIELVKTLQVQAANSPAMASKYHAMQTRLRKFEEAGAPEAPPVEQDVKVGLRGGRTGLRALTFENVAIANLTEPFNFEVFFGDRIAVLGKNGTGKSHFFRMISGDTTVKYAGNFKVGARVEIGYFAQTHSHPEFEGKSLLEILWETYSLQLGPAKSVLRKYEIDKQAEQKFTSLSGGQQARFQILLLELSGSTLLLLDEPTDNLDLASAESLEHALDHYEGTVLSVTHDRWFTRGFNRFLVFGADGQVYESPEPVFDF is encoded by the coding sequence ATGGGGCATATTGATGTCTCAGCCGTTGAATACTCGCTCTCTGATGGTCGTGTATTGCTCAACGATGTTTCATTCCGCGTTGGTGATGGAGCAAAGGTTGCGCTGATTGGTCCTAATGGATCAGGCAAGACAACGTTGGTGAGAATGATTTGTGGGGATATCTCTCCTGATGAAGGCAGCGTTGCAATCACAGGCGGTCTTGGTGTTATGCGTCAGTTCATCGGTTCTGTGCGCGATGAAACTACTGTGCGCGAAATTCTCATCTCTGTAGCGCCCCCACGTATTCGCGAAGCTGCAGCAAAGATTATTGCTACCGAAAAAGAGATGAATGAAGATGATTCTGAGAAGAGCCAGATGGCCTATGCGCAATCAATTATCGAGTGGGGCGATTGCGGTGGATATGAATTCGAAGTTATTTGGGATAAGTGCTGCACAGAGATGCTTGGGAAGACTTTTGATGAGGTTGCAGACCGCAAAGTAAATACTCTCTCAGGGGGAGAGCAGAAGAAGCTTGTTTTACGAGCACTGCTTGAAGGACCTGAAGAAGTGCTGCTCCTTGATGAGCCAGATAACTATCTGGATGTTCCATCAAAGCGATGGCTTGAAAAAGTCATTGGTGAGACCAAGAAATCAGTTCTCTTTATTAGCCACGATCGCGAACTGCTACAAAACACTGCAACACGCATTGTGGCACTGGAACAGGGCGTCTTTGGAAATTCAGCGTGGGTGCATGGAGCAAAATTCGACACGTGGCACGCCGCTAGAAAGGCTCGTAATGAGCGTTTTGCCGAACTTCTCTTACGTTGGGAAGAAGCTCATCAGAAGTTAATTGAGTTAGTAAAGACTTTGCAAGTTCAAGCAGCAAACTCTCCTGCAATGGCAAGTAAGTATCATGCGATGCAGACGCGACTTCGTAAATTTGAAGAAGCGGGAGCACCTGAAGCACCACCTGTGGAACAAGATGTGAAGGTGGGGCTGCGTGGTGGTCGCACAGGACTTCGTGCTCTCACCTTTGAAAATGTGGCAATAGCGAATCTGACAGAGCCCTTTAACTTTGAAGTCTTCTTCGGCGACCGCATCGCAGTTCTTGGTAAAAACGGCACAGGAAAATCTCACTTCTTCCGAATGATTTCGGGGGATACAACTGTTAAATATGCAGGCAATTTCAAGGTGGGAGCGCGCGTTGAGATTGGATACTTTGCTCAGACTCATTCACACCCAGAGTTTGAAGGTAAATCACTTTTGGAAATTCTCTGGGAGACATATTCCTTGCAGTTAGGGCCTGCCAAGAGCGTGCTACGTAAGTATGAAATTGATAAACAGGCAGAGCAGAAGTTCACATCGTTATCTGGGGGACAACAAGCGCGCTTTCAAATCTTGTTACTCGAACTTTCAGGTTCGACACTGCTCCTTCTTGATGAACCAACAGATAACCTAGATTTGGCCAGTGCTGAATCTCTTGAACATGCTCTCGATCACTATGAAGGAACTGTTCTCTCTGTGACCCACGATCGCTGGTTTACCCGAGGATTTAACCGATTCTTGGTCTTTGGGGCAGATGGCCAGGTCTATGAGTCCCCAGAGCCGGTCTTTGATTTCTAG
- the truA gene encoding tRNA pseudouridine(38-40) synthase TruA yields MAKPTLHPESGFRRLRIDIAYDGTNFYGWGAQPDRRTIQDLVEEAISRISRVDTESIVAGRTDAGVHATGQVIHVDVPDAIFDGELNYIDFRYKLNRILDEDVRIMSITDAPSGFHARFSALRRHYVYKLIDNNDVIPPLTRNDVASWYRPLDVDRMNEASKLVLGHHDFAAFCKFREGSTTIRSLEKYEWKRTDDGVLVADIVADAFCYSMVRNLVGAVVCVADGRKEPSWIAELLANKERVSDSLVFPARGLTLYQVDYPSDDQLLERAKITVAKRDGSD; encoded by the coding sequence ATGGCCAAACCCACTCTCCATCCCGAGAGTGGGTTTCGTCGTTTACGCATTGATATCGCATATGACGGCACCAACTTCTATGGGTGGGGCGCCCAACCTGATCGTCGCACCATTCAAGATCTCGTCGAAGAAGCAATCTCACGTATTTCGCGAGTAGATACAGAATCCATCGTTGCAGGCCGCACTGATGCTGGTGTGCATGCCACAGGCCAAGTTATCCATGTTGATGTTCCTGATGCGATCTTTGATGGCGAACTTAACTACATAGATTTTCGATACAAACTCAACCGCATCCTCGATGAAGATGTGCGCATCATGTCTATTACTGATGCACCGAGCGGCTTTCATGCGCGCTTCTCAGCGCTGCGCCGCCACTACGTCTATAAGTTGATCGATAACAATGATGTGATTCCGCCTCTTACCCGAAACGATGTTGCATCCTGGTATCGACCACTAGATGTCGATCGTATGAATGAGGCAAGCAAGCTTGTCCTTGGCCACCATGATTTTGCAGCATTCTGTAAATTCCGAGAGGGCAGCACAACGATTCGCTCCCTTGAAAAGTATGAATGGAAGCGCACAGATGATGGCGTGCTGGTGGCAGATATCGTCGCTGATGCTTTCTGTTATTCGATGGTGCGCAATCTTGTGGGGGCAGTTGTCTGTGTGGCAGATGGGCGTAAAGAGCCGAGTTGGATTGCAGAGTTATTGGCTAATAAAGAGCGAGTCTCTGATTCATTGGTATTTCCTGCTCGCGGCCTGACTCTCTACCAAGTGGATTATCCAAGTGATGATCAGCTTCTTGAGCGGGCAAAAATTACTGTAGCTAAGAGAGATGGCAGCGATTAA
- a CDS encoding DNA-directed RNA polymerase subunit alpha, protein MLIAQRPTLSEEVISENRSRFIIEPLEPGFGYTLGNSMRRTLLSSIPGAAVTSIRVAGALHEFTTLEGVKEDLTDIVLNIKNLVLSSDNDEPSVIYIRKSGAGAVTGADIAVPSGVEVHNPELHIATLNGKANLEIELTVERGRGYVTAVQNKQAGAEIGRIPVDSIYSPVLKVTYKVEATRVEQRTDFDRLVVDVETKPSMKPRDAVASAGKTLVELFGLARELNLDAEGIEMGPSVMDAALAADLALPIEDLDLTVRSYNCLKREGIHTVGELVNRSEADLLDIRNFGSKSIDEIKAKLVSMGMSLKDSPAGFDPSQHQNYNVSDEDFADADQA, encoded by the coding sequence GTGCTAATTGCACAACGCCCAACGCTTAGCGAAGAAGTAATTTCCGAGAACCGCTCACGATTTATCATTGAACCGCTTGAGCCAGGTTTCGGCTACACACTCGGCAACTCAATGCGCCGTACTCTGCTTTCATCTATTCCAGGTGCAGCAGTGACAAGCATTCGCGTTGCTGGAGCTCTCCACGAGTTCACAACACTTGAAGGTGTGAAGGAAGACCTCACAGATATCGTCTTGAACATTAAGAACCTAGTTCTTTCAAGTGATAACGATGAGCCTTCTGTTATCTACATCCGCAAGTCAGGTGCAGGCGCTGTCACAGGTGCTGATATTGCTGTTCCAAGTGGCGTAGAAGTTCACAATCCTGAACTCCACATCGCAACACTGAACGGCAAGGCAAACCTAGAAATCGAACTTACAGTTGAGCGCGGTCGCGGTTACGTGACTGCAGTTCAGAACAAGCAAGCTGGAGCAGAGATTGGTCGCATTCCTGTTGACTCAATCTATTCACCAGTTTTGAAGGTTACATACAAGGTTGAAGCAACTCGCGTTGAACAGCGCACAGACTTCGATCGTCTTGTTGTTGATGTCGAGACAAAGCCATCAATGAAGCCACGTGATGCTGTTGCATCAGCTGGTAAGACACTTGTTGAACTCTTCGGTCTTGCACGCGAACTCAATCTTGATGCTGAAGGTATCGAGATGGGGCCATCTGTTATGGATGCTGCCCTTGCTGCAGATCTTGCTCTTCCAATCGAAGATCTCGATCTCACAGTTCGTTCATACAACTGCTTGAAGCGCGAAGGCATTCACACAGTGGGAGAGCTCGTCAACCGTTCAGAGGCTGACCTACTCGACATCCGTAACTTTGGATCTAAGTCAATCGACGAGATCAAGGCGAAGCTTGTATCAATGGGAATGTCTCTTAAGGACAGCCCAGCAGGTTTCGATCCATCACAACACCAGAACTACAACGTGTCAGATGAAGACTTCGCTGACGCAGATCAGGCATAA
- the rpsD gene encoding 30S ribosomal protein S4 — translation MARYTGADCKRCRREKVKLFLKGAKCDGPKCPIESRPYPPGQHGRGRSKESEYLLQMREKQKCARIYGVLEKQFRGYYEEANRKQGKTGENLLVILETRLDNVVFRAGFAKSRDMARQMVRHGHFLVNGKKVNIPSFRVTPMDIIDVLPKSHDLTPFIVASAEFGEKSVPAWMEVVAAQMRIIIHGVPARSIIDTQVQEQLIVELYSK, via the coding sequence ATGGCTCGTTATACCGGAGCAGACTGCAAGCGTTGCCGTCGCGAAAAAGTAAAGCTCTTCCTTAAGGGCGCAAAGTGCGATGGACCAAAGTGTCCGATCGAATCACGTCCTTATCCACCAGGGCAGCACGGCCGCGGCCGTTCAAAGGAATCTGAATACCTATTGCAGATGCGTGAGAAGCAGAAGTGCGCACGTATCTACGGTGTTCTCGAAAAGCAGTTCCGTGGTTACTACGAAGAGGCGAACCGCAAGCAGGGCAAGACTGGTGAAAACCTTCTCGTCATCCTTGAGACACGTCTCGATAACGTTGTATTCCGCGCAGGATTTGCAAAGTCACGTGACATGGCGCGCCAGATGGTTCGCCACGGTCACTTCCTTGTAAATGGTAAGAAGGTAAACATTCCTTCATTCCGCGTGACTCCAATGGACATCATCGATGTTCTTCCAAAGTCACACGACCTCACACCATTTATCGTCGCAAGCGCAGAGTTCGGTGAGAAGTCTGTTCCAGCGTGGATGGAAGTTGTCGCAGCTCAGATGCGCATCATCATCCACGGCGTACCTGCTCGATCAATCATCGATACACAGGTTCAAGAACAGCTCATCGTTGAGCTCTACAGCAAGTAA
- the rpsK gene encoding 30S ribosomal protein S11, whose product MAAPKVKTAAPAKGKVKIRKKEKKNVAVGKAFIKSTFNNTIISITDPTGAVISWASSGQVGFKGSRKSTPFAAQLAAEAAARRAQEHGLKKVDVFVKGPGSGRETAIRSLQAAGLEVGAISDTTPAPHNGCRPPKPRRV is encoded by the coding sequence ATGGCCGCTCCTAAGGTAAAGACTGCTGCCCCAGCAAAGGGCAAAGTAAAAATTCGTAAGAAAGAGAAGAAGAACGTTGCAGTAGGTAAGGCTTTTATTAAGTCGACCTTTAACAACACAATCATCTCTATTACAGATCCAACAGGGGCTGTTATCTCTTGGGCTTCATCTGGCCAAGTAGGTTTCAAGGGCTCACGTAAGTCGACTCCATTCGCAGCACAGCTAGCCGCAGAAGCAGCAGCTCGTCGCGCACAGGAGCACGGCCTCAAGAAGGTAGATGTATTCGTAAAGGGACCTGGTTCCGGACGCGAAACTGCAATCCGTTCATTGCAAGCAGCAGGCCTAGAAGTTGGAGCTATCTCAGATACAACTCCAGCTCCACACAATGGCTGCCGCCCACCGAAACCTCGTCGAGTTTAA
- the rpsM gene encoding 30S ribosomal protein S13, producing the protein MARLVGVDLPREKRVEIALTYIFGMGLTRSHETLKATGISPDTRVKDLQESELAQLREYIEANYKIEGDLRREIAGDIRRKVEIQSYQGIRHRKGLPVRGQRTHTNARTRKGPRKAIAGKKKVTK; encoded by the coding sequence ATGGCACGTCTAGTCGGTGTCGATCTTCCACGCGAAAAGCGTGTAGAGATTGCACTCACCTATATTTTCGGAATGGGTCTAACCCGTTCCCACGAAACGCTTAAGGCAACTGGAATTTCTCCAGATACCCGCGTTAAAGATTTGCAAGAATCAGAACTTGCTCAGCTTCGTGAATACATCGAAGCTAACTACAAAATCGAGGGTGATCTCCGCCGCGAAATCGCAGGCGATATCCGTCGTAAAGTTGAAATCCAGAGCTACCAAGGTATTCGTCACCGTAAGGGACTTCCTGTACGTGGTCAGCGCACACATACAAACGCTCGTACTCGTAAGGGTCCACGTAAGGCAATTGCCGGTAAGAAGAAGGTGACTAAGTAA
- the rpmJ gene encoding 50S ribosomal protein L36 produces MKVNPSVKKICDKCKVIRRKGRVMVICENLRHKQRQG; encoded by the coding sequence GTGAAGGTTAATCCAAGCGTGAAGAAGATTTGCGACAAGTGCAAAGTCATTCGTCGCAAAGGTCGCGTAATGGTGATCTGCGAAAATCTTCGTCACAAACAGCGTCAGGGCTAA
- the infA gene encoding translation initiation factor IF-1, translating into MASKDGAIEIEGTVAEALPNAMFRVELTNGHKVLAHISGKMRKNYIRILPADRVIVELSPYDLTKGRIIYRYK; encoded by the coding sequence TTGGCAAGTAAAGATGGTGCGATCGAAATCGAAGGCACTGTTGCTGAGGCGTTACCTAACGCAATGTTTCGTGTTGAGCTAACAAATGGACATAAGGTCTTGGCACATATCAGTGGAAAGATGCGAAAGAACTACATTCGTATTCTGCCTGCTGACCGTGTGATCGTAGAGCTCAGTCCATATGACCTTACAAAGGGTCGAATTATTTACCGTTACAAGTAA
- a CDS encoding MFS transporter: MSQSQWATKLFYSSAITQGAIYVIRPMITYRALELDATASTIGFIAAVYALLPVLLALTFGKMVGQIGEGRFVIFGTLFIGVSAVLLMAADSLTLLAIAAALSGLAHLACMVGGQTMVALKSPPDQYEEHFGRYTFSASLGHMIGPILATLVAGSTGVMPKSTSAAFALALALAALAMVPVISWRNEPPTVVGRKEDSGALRAAGKLLKKPGIFAAIFTSLAISSTADILVVFLPLYGNENQFSALSIGIIISIRAATSMASRFFLGRLSARFSARQLITSSNLISIAMCVAMAFAPNAWVLGAVVFVAGFSLGVGQPLTMTLISQLTAPDERALAVSTRLTGNRLGQFLIPAVAGLVAASAGASAVFIGLAILVSTTFIPRQ, encoded by the coding sequence GCGATCTATGTAATCCGCCCGATGATTACCTATCGCGCACTCGAGTTAGATGCGACGGCTTCAACTATCGGATTTATCGCAGCTGTCTATGCACTCCTTCCCGTCTTGCTCGCACTGACATTTGGCAAGATGGTGGGACAGATTGGCGAAGGACGTTTCGTTATCTTTGGAACTCTCTTCATTGGAGTTTCTGCAGTACTTCTCATGGCAGCAGATTCCCTCACATTGTTGGCAATAGCAGCAGCACTTTCAGGTCTTGCACATCTTGCCTGCATGGTGGGTGGTCAGACAATGGTCGCGCTCAAGAGTCCACCGGATCAGTATGAAGAGCACTTTGGGCGATATACCTTCAGCGCATCGTTAGGACACATGATTGGTCCCATCCTTGCAACTCTTGTTGCAGGTTCAACCGGTGTGATGCCGAAATCAACGAGCGCTGCATTTGCTCTGGCACTTGCACTTGCAGCCCTTGCAATGGTTCCTGTTATCTCTTGGAGAAATGAGCCCCCAACAGTTGTGGGTCGTAAAGAAGATTCTGGTGCGCTGCGCGCTGCAGGAAAATTACTGAAGAAACCTGGAATCTTTGCAGCGATCTTTACCTCCCTTGCCATCTCATCAACTGCAGATATTTTGGTGGTCTTCTTGCCTCTCTACGGGAATGAGAATCAATTTTCGGCGCTCTCCATTGGAATCATCATCTCTATTCGCGCCGCAACATCGATGGCATCGCGCTTCTTCTTAGGTCGCCTCAGCGCGCGATTTAGCGCGCGCCAATTGATTACAAGCAGCAATCTCATCTCTATCGCAATGTGTGTTGCGATGGCATTTGCACCGAATGCATGGGTGCTTGGAGCAGTTGTCTTTGTTGCAGGATTCTCACTCGGAGTGGGTCAACCTTTGACGATGACTTTGATTTCTCAGCTGACCGCACCTGATGAGAGAGCCCTGGCCGTCTCAACTCGCCTGACTGGCAATCGCCTTGGCCAATTCCTGATTCCTGCGGTGGCAGGGTTGGTGGCAGCCTCTGCTGGAGCCAGCGCTGTCTTTATTGGCCTTGCGATCCTGGTTTCGACGACATTTATCCCTCGCCAATAG